A DNA window from Castanea sativa cultivar Marrone di Chiusa Pesio chromosome 7, ASM4071231v1 contains the following coding sequences:
- the LOC142643967 gene encoding uncharacterized protein LOC142643967, whose translation MTTRVPTGETPFRLTFGIEAVISVEVGMTNIWIKVYEEQRNHQELNNNLDLIDEVRDEEMKRMEKYKGAMARDYNKKVKVRRFNIGDLVLRKVSQATKDSSQGKLGPAWEGPYQLIHHSKEGSYYLKTLDDQELSRPWNIEHLKRYY comes from the coding sequence ATGACCACAAGAGTGCCaacaggagaaacaccatttAGATTGACGTTTGGAATTGAAGCTGTTATATCGGTGGAAGTAGGGATGACGAATATCTGGATTAAGGTGTACGAAGAGCAAAGGAACCACCAAGAACTCAACAATAATTTGGATCTGATTGACGAGGTGAGAGACGAAGAAATGAAGCGGATGGAAAAGTACAAGGGAGCAATGGCTAGGGACTACAACAAAAAGGTGAAGGTGAGAAGATTCAACATAGGTGATCTCGTCCTTAGAAAAGTCTCCCAAGCAACAAAGGACTCGTCCCAAGGGAAATTAGGTCCAGCATGGGAAGGACCCTACCAACTCATTCACCATTCCAAAGAAGGATCATACTACCTGAAGACCTTAGACGACCAAGAACTATCTCGTCCATGGAACATAGAACACTTAAAGAGATACTATTAG